In Wenyingzhuangia fucanilytica, the following are encoded in one genomic region:
- a CDS encoding acyl-CoA reductase has protein sequence MSLDKRKQAFITLGHFLSQFTTSGIVKKEDVPFNDLFFDAFSMQIKRAEEYNSWFTQNNVLFAMESWAKTLSPKNIDQWLQDYSIPDHTDKTIAVIMAGNIPLVGFHDFLCVAICGNKVLAKLSSNDKYFIPLIAKYLEHVEPSFKGTFTFTEEKLQNYDAVIATGSNNTARYFDYYFGKHPHIIRKSRNSVAVLDGNETHEQLEALSDDIFRYYGLGCRNVSKIFVPKNYDFDKLFKAVYKHRDIVKYTKYANNYDYNKAVYLMSLFDIKENGFLMLKEDQSYASPIASLFYEYYHDLDSLKTKLKEESDKIQCITSELNIKDSVKFGQTQVPKLWNYADNVDTVKFLITL, from the coding sequence ATGAGTTTAGATAAGAGAAAACAAGCATTTATTACCTTAGGACATTTCCTTTCGCAATTTACAACATCTGGAATTGTTAAAAAAGAAGATGTTCCTTTTAATGATTTATTTTTTGATGCTTTTAGCATGCAAATAAAAAGAGCAGAAGAATACAACAGTTGGTTTACTCAAAACAATGTGTTATTTGCTATGGAAAGTTGGGCCAAAACACTAAGCCCTAAAAATATTGATCAATGGCTACAAGACTATAGTATTCCAGATCATACAGACAAAACCATTGCTGTTATTATGGCAGGAAACATTCCTTTGGTAGGTTTTCATGACTTTTTATGTGTCGCTATTTGTGGAAACAAAGTATTGGCTAAGTTGTCTTCAAACGATAAATATTTTATACCACTTATTGCAAAGTATTTAGAACATGTAGAACCAAGTTTTAAAGGAACTTTTACATTTACCGAAGAAAAACTTCAAAATTATGACGCTGTAATTGCTACAGGAAGCAATAATACCGCTCGTTATTTTGATTATTATTTTGGAAAACATCCACATATTATTAGAAAAAGTAGAAATTCAGTAGCGGTTTTAGATGGAAATGAAACACATGAGCAACTAGAAGCTTTAAGTGATGATATTTTTAGATACTACGGTTTAGGATGCAGAAATGTTTCTAAAATATTTGTCCCTAAAAACTACGATTTTGACAAACTTTTTAAAGCAGTTTATAAACATAGAGATATTGTTAAGTATACCAAATACGCTAATAATTACGACTACAACAAAGCGGTTTATTTAATGAGTTTATTTGATATTAAAGAGAATGGTTTTTTAATGTTAAAAGAAGATCAGAGCTACGCCTCTCCTATCGCTAGTTTATTCTATGAATATTATCATGATTTAGACAGTCTTAAAACCAAATTAAAAGAGGAATCAGATAAAATTCAATGTATCACTTCTGAGTTAAATATTAAAGATAGTGTAAAATTTGGGCAAACACAGGTGCCAAAATTGTGGAATTATGCTGATAACGTTGATACTGTTAAATTTTTAATAACATTATAA
- a CDS encoding TonB-dependent receptor plug domain-containing protein codes for MKQSKLFLILCITYGCFSFAISMQERIQLIYLLPNLEAKFDVKFSYAVEDVDGVWVTQPNKNFTLNQVIDFLNKTTVLNFKFLTDRYITVSTLQKKVSICGVLTNQNKAPLLGATLMLSRANKGVVTNVNGEFLIENVDINEDVNISYIGYQTLSLKAKDLRSCQEIVLIEQAEMLNPILISKFLTTGLQKRVDGSTVLNTEKFGILPGLTEPDILQSIQALPGVESVNESIANINVRGGSNDQNLILWDGIKMYHAGHFFGLISAYNPNLTQSVVVTKNGTSSEFSDGVSSIINMFTKNEIGKEINGGLGVNLLNTDVFLEIPINKKLAVHVSGRRSFTDVFTSPTYDTYFKRSFQNSELTSSDNISESNKSSDFYFYDYTAKLLYDVNQNHKIRANIIGIYNHLDYTESDTNTQNETISRTNNLQQQNLGAGFQWNAIWTNKFKTDIVAFYSKYNIDAIDYKIESDQKLTQANEVIETGLKLKTTYKIHKNVSLLNGYQFSETGILNQTTVNVPSYSKTKKDVLLNHALFSEIEFNNGSTYARLGFRANYFQKFNKFILEPRFNFRQTLNKQFAVKIQGEFKNQSATQVIDFQDNFLGVEKRRWILANNQNIPISKSKQGSLGVEFHQHNWVLSTDGFYKFVNGITASNQGFYNSFQNLRATGNYQVKGIEFLANKTSNKYSTWFSYTYSVNQYEFKSFTPSVFPNNVDIKHSVSLAFNYNLLENLEMSLGGVLRSGQPYTKPIEGKETIQNGNNTVVNYDVPNDENLPNFMRLDASIKYHFTWFNTIKNSLTLGVINLTNRENIINRYYEVDTNNTDKTIEVNQKSLGFMPNISFRIKF; via the coding sequence ATGAAACAAAGTAAACTATTTTTAATTCTATGTATTACTTATGGTTGTTTTTCTTTTGCAATTTCAATGCAAGAAAGAATACAGCTCATCTATCTACTCCCTAATTTAGAGGCTAAGTTTGATGTTAAGTTTTCTTATGCTGTAGAAGATGTAGATGGGGTTTGGGTTACACAACCAAATAAAAATTTTACTTTAAACCAAGTCATAGATTTTTTAAATAAGACTACCGTATTAAACTTTAAGTTTTTAACAGATCGTTATATTACGGTATCTACTTTGCAAAAAAAGGTAAGCATTTGTGGGGTTTTAACAAATCAAAATAAAGCACCTTTGTTGGGTGCTACCCTAATGCTTTCTAGGGCTAATAAGGGAGTGGTAACCAATGTAAATGGGGAGTTTTTAATAGAAAACGTTGATATAAATGAAGATGTAAACATTTCTTATATAGGATATCAAACCTTAAGTTTAAAAGCAAAAGATTTAAGAAGTTGTCAAGAAATTGTGTTGATAGAGCAGGCAGAAATGTTAAATCCAATACTAATTTCTAAATTTTTAACCACCGGTTTGCAAAAACGAGTTGATGGTAGTACTGTTTTAAATACAGAAAAATTTGGGATATTACCAGGTCTTACAGAACCTGATATTTTACAATCTATTCAAGCCTTACCAGGGGTAGAAAGTGTTAATGAAAGTATTGCCAATATCAATGTAAGAGGTGGTAGTAACGATCAAAATTTAATTCTTTGGGATGGTATTAAAATGTATCATGCAGGACATTTTTTTGGATTGATTTCTGCTTATAACCCTAATTTAACCCAAAGTGTTGTGGTAACTAAAAACGGAACTTCTAGCGAGTTTAGTGATGGGGTTTCTAGTATCATTAACATGTTTACAAAAAATGAAATTGGCAAAGAAATTAATGGGGGATTGGGAGTAAACCTGTTAAATACAGATGTTTTTTTAGAAATTCCCATCAACAAAAAATTGGCTGTCCACGTTTCTGGAAGAAGATCTTTTACTGATGTGTTTACCTCACCAACTTATGATACTTATTTTAAAAGAAGTTTTCAAAATAGCGAATTAACCAGTTCTGATAATATTAGTGAAAGTAATAAATCTTCAGACTTTTACTTTTATGATTATACTGCCAAACTGTTGTATGATGTTAATCAAAACCATAAAATACGAGCTAATATTATTGGAATTTATAATCACCTTGATTATACAGAAAGTGATACCAACACGCAGAATGAAACGATTTCTAGAACCAATAATTTACAACAACAAAATTTGGGAGCAGGGTTTCAGTGGAATGCCATTTGGACAAATAAATTCAAAACGGATATTGTTGCTTTTTATTCTAAATACAATATTGATGCAATAGATTATAAAATTGAATCTGATCAAAAATTAACCCAAGCCAATGAGGTGATTGAAACAGGTTTAAAGTTGAAAACAACATATAAAATTCATAAAAATGTTTCACTTTTAAATGGATATCAATTTAGCGAAACAGGAATTTTAAATCAAACTACAGTAAATGTTCCCTCTTATTCTAAAACTAAAAAAGATGTTTTACTAAACCACGCATTGTTTAGTGAAATTGAATTTAACAATGGAAGTACCTATGCTAGACTTGGATTTAGAGCAAATTACTTTCAGAAGTTTAACAAGTTTATTTTAGAACCTAGATTTAATTTTAGACAAACATTAAACAAGCAATTTGCTGTAAAAATTCAAGGAGAGTTTAAAAATCAATCTGCTACTCAGGTAATCGACTTTCAAGACAATTTTTTAGGGGTAGAAAAAAGACGTTGGATTTTAGCCAACAATCAAAATATTCCAATTTCTAAAAGTAAACAAGGTTCTTTGGGTGTAGAGTTTCATCAACATAATTGGGTGTTAAGCACCGATGGTTTTTACAAGTTTGTTAATGGTATTACAGCTTCTAATCAAGGGTTTTACAATAGTTTTCAAAACCTAAGAGCTACAGGGAATTATCAGGTAAAAGGAATTGAGTTTTTAGCCAATAAAACAAGTAATAAATACAGTACTTGGTTTAGTTATACTTATAGTGTAAATCAATATGAATTTAAAAGTTTTACTCCTTCTGTTTTTCCTAATAATGTAGATATAAAACATTCTGTTTCTTTGGCTTTTAATTATAATTTATTAGAAAATTTAGAAATGTCTTTAGGTGGGGTTTTAAGATCGGGGCAACCGTATACAAAACCTATTGAGGGCAAAGAAACTATTCAGAATGGAAATAATACTGTTGTAAATTACGATGTGCCTAATGATGAAAATTTGCCAAATTTCATGAGGCTAGATGCTTCTATAAAATATCATTTTACTTGGTTTAATACCATTAAAAATTCTTTAACGTTAGGAGTGATAAATCTAACTAACAGAGAAAATATCATCAATAGATATTATGAAGTAGATACTAATAATACCGATAAAACCATTGAGGTAAATCAAAAATCTTTAGGGTTTATGCCTAATATTAGTTTTAGGATTAAATTTTAA
- a CDS encoding pseudouridine synthase: MLKILFQDDYILAVHKPNNILVHHSVMANNQLEEKSLVQLLNDELGAKFYPIHRLDRKTSGIILFAKEKEFVKSFQNLFINNQIQKTYYGLVRGFIPEEGKIDSPVKGRDANVHKEALTYYKRIKTFEVPIKVGPYDVSRYSLVELEPKTGRLHQLRIHMNKISHPLIGDPKYGDRFHNRMFEEKFNNQAMFLHAKTLAFTNPFTNENHLLETDFPENWKRVINLLDA, from the coding sequence ATGTTAAAAATTCTTTTTCAAGACGATTATATTTTAGCTGTACACAAACCTAACAATATATTGGTTCATCATTCTGTAATGGCAAATAATCAACTAGAAGAAAAATCTTTGGTGCAGTTATTAAATGATGAGCTGGGTGCTAAATTTTATCCCATACATAGATTAGATAGAAAAACCTCTGGAATTATTTTATTTGCTAAAGAAAAAGAGTTTGTAAAATCTTTTCAGAATTTATTCATTAATAATCAAATTCAGAAAACATATTACGGATTGGTTCGTGGATTTATTCCCGAAGAAGGAAAAATAGATAGCCCTGTAAAAGGACGTGATGCCAATGTTCATAAAGAAGCGCTTACTTATTATAAACGCATCAAAACCTTTGAAGTTCCTATAAAAGTTGGACCTTATGATGTTTCTCGTTATAGCTTAGTAGAGCTTGAACCCAAAACCGGTCGTTTGCATCAATTGCGAATTCACATGAACAAAATTAGTCACCCTTTAATTGGTGATCCTAAATATGGTGATCGTTTTCACAACAGAATGTTTGAAGAAAAATTTAACAATCAAGCCATGTTTTTGCATGCCAAAACTTTAGCTTTTACAAACCCTTTTACCAATGAAAATCATTTACTAGAAACAGATTTTCCAGAAAATTGGAAAAGAGTCATAAACTTATTAGACGCTTAA
- a CDS encoding membrane metalloprotease, which produces MKTFYLISFLLISLLFSCTKENESEVSNGINRTLNQKSTGSSSNDLLSDDKYKKMIVELVYVDGYKPTQNAINNFVSFLEKRTYKPEGIIVEEKMIPSPGKNRYTINDIITIEENNRTHYNTEKEIAVWAYFTDGESDKNTDTGTVLGTAYRNTSFVIFQKNIQNLSNSAFEPSRDVLETTVITHEFGHILGLTNLGASLQSQHEDTEHAKHCNVESCLMYWSAETGDGISNLFGSNSAPTLDAQCIADLQANGGK; this is translated from the coding sequence ATGAAAACTTTTTACCTCATTTCCTTTTTATTGATTTCACTCCTATTTTCTTGTACTAAAGAAAATGAATCAGAGGTTAGCAATGGAATCAATCGTACTTTAAATCAAAAATCAACTGGGAGCTCTTCTAATGATTTACTTTCGGATGACAAGTACAAAAAGATGATTGTAGAATTAGTTTATGTTGATGGGTATAAACCTACACAAAATGCGATCAACAATTTTGTATCATTTTTAGAAAAGCGCACCTATAAACCAGAAGGAATTATAGTTGAAGAAAAAATGATTCCAAGTCCTGGAAAAAATCGCTATACTATTAATGACATCATTACTATTGAAGAAAACAACAGAACCCATTACAATACAGAAAAAGAAATTGCTGTATGGGCATATTTTACAGATGGAGAATCTGATAAAAACACCGATACAGGTACTGTATTAGGAACAGCTTACCGAAATACTTCCTTTGTTATATTTCAAAAAAACATTCAAAACTTAAGCAATAGTGCTTTTGAACCGAGTAGAGATGTTTTAGAAACCACAGTTATTACTCATGAATTTGGTCATATATTAGGTTTAACCAATTTAGGGGCAAGCTTACAAAGCCAACATGAAGACACAGAACATGCTAAACATTGTAACGTGGAGAGTTGTTTAATGTATTGGTCTGCAGAAACAGGTGATGGAATATCTAATTTATTTGGTAGTAATTCAGCTCCTACGCTAGATGCTCAATGCATCGCCGATTTACAAGCCAATGGAGGAAAATAA
- the serC gene encoding 3-phosphoserine/phosphohydroxythreonine transaminase, producing MKKHNFSAGPSILPQEVFQKASQAILDFDNTGLSLIEISHRSKEFVAVYDKAVALVKEILNVPATHEVLFLQGGASTQFLMTAINLMKVDGGKAAYINTGAWSNKALKEAKNFGEVIEVASSADTNHNYIPKGFNIPSDVDYVHYTSNNTIFGTQFKETPETDAVLVADMSSDIFSKPVDVSKFGIIYAGAQKNLGPAGATLVIIKKDILGNTGRTIPSMLDYQIHIKGESMFNTPPVFAIYVSMLNLEYMKAQGGLEAIAKKNEEKAALLYNEIDNNPSFINNVAKEDRSLMNVVFLLKDASKDAEFLAACNEAGISNVKGHRSVGGFRASIYNAMPIESVQALIDVMKKF from the coding sequence ATGAAGAAACATAATTTTAGCGCAGGTCCTTCAATTCTCCCTCAAGAAGTATTTCAGAAAGCTAGTCAAGCTATCTTAGATTTTGACAATACAGGTTTATCATTAATTGAAATATCACACCGTAGCAAAGAGTTTGTTGCAGTATATGACAAAGCCGTTGCATTGGTAAAAGAAATTTTGAATGTACCCGCTACTCACGAGGTTTTATTTTTACAAGGTGGTGCTTCTACTCAATTCTTAATGACCGCTATTAACTTAATGAAAGTTGATGGAGGAAAAGCTGCATACATCAATACAGGAGCTTGGAGTAACAAGGCCTTAAAAGAAGCCAAAAATTTTGGTGAAGTAATTGAAGTTGCTTCTTCTGCAGATACTAACCATAACTACATTCCTAAAGGATTTAACATTCCTAGCGATGTAGATTATGTACACTATACAAGTAACAACACCATTTTTGGAACTCAGTTTAAAGAAACTCCAGAAACAGATGCAGTATTAGTTGCTGATATGTCTTCTGACATTTTCTCTAAGCCAGTAGATGTTTCTAAATTCGGAATTATATACGCTGGAGCTCAAAAGAACTTAGGTCCTGCTGGAGCTACTCTTGTAATCATCAAAAAAGATATTTTAGGTAACACAGGAAGAACTATTCCTTCTATGTTAGATTACCAAATTCACATTAAAGGAGAAAGTATGTTTAATACACCTCCTGTATTTGCAATTTATGTTTCTATGTTAAACTTAGAATACATGAAAGCTCAAGGTGGTTTAGAAGCTATTGCTAAAAAGAACGAAGAAAAAGCAGCTTTACTTTATAACGAGATAGACAACAACCCATCTTTTATAAACAATGTAGCTAAAGAAGACAGATCTTTAATGAACGTAGTATTCTTATTAAAAGATGCTTCTAAAGATGCAGAATTCTTAGCAGCATGTAACGAAGCTGGAATTAGCAATGTAAAAGGACACCGTTCTGTAGGAGGATTTAGAGCTTCTATTTACAATGCAATGCCTATAGAAAGCGTTCAGGCATTAATCGATGTAATGAAAAAATTTTAA
- a CDS encoding DUF3307 domain-containing protein, with product MLVLKLLIAHVLGDFVLQSSKWVKDKEKKKFASKYLYIHTAIHALLLLIAFGFQTKYLWTVILISISHLLIDGIKLLKPIKNTRVLFFADQIAHLIVIGLVALQWGNLKFDVKTIITEQNLLLVFALLLLTSVTSIVLKVIFSVWHKEIEEVSKEDSSLKNAGKYIGILERLFVFTFVVLNQWQAIGFLLAAKSVFRFGDLTKAKDRKLTEYILVGTLLSFGIAIVIGIVYQYLSV from the coding sequence ATGTTAGTGTTAAAATTACTAATTGCTCATGTATTAGGCGATTTTGTATTGCAGTCTAGTAAATGGGTAAAAGACAAAGAAAAGAAAAAGTTTGCCTCAAAATACTTATATATTCACACTGCAATTCATGCTTTGTTGTTGTTAATCGCTTTTGGTTTTCAAACAAAATATTTGTGGACGGTTATATTGATAAGTATTTCTCATTTGCTAATAGATGGAATTAAATTACTAAAACCTATTAAAAATACTAGAGTGTTGTTTTTTGCAGATCAAATAGCACATTTAATAGTAATTGGTTTGGTTGCGCTACAATGGGGCAATTTAAAGTTTGATGTGAAAACAATTATTACGGAGCAAAATTTATTATTAGTATTTGCTTTATTGCTGTTAACCTCGGTAACTTCTATAGTATTAAAAGTAATTTTTAGCGTATGGCATAAGGAAATAGAAGAAGTAAGTAAAGAGGATAGTTCTTTAAAAAATGCAGGAAAATATATTGGGATTTTAGAACGTTTGTTTGTGTTTACTTTTGTGGTGCTAAATCAGTGGCAAGCCATTGGTTTTTTATTGGCAGCAAAATCTGTATTTCGTTTTGGCGATTTAACCAAAGCCAAAGACCGAAAATTAACAGAATATATATTGGTGGGGACTTTGTTAAGTTTTGGAATAGCCATTGTAATAGGAATTGTTTATCAATATTTAAGCGTCTAA
- a CDS encoding FecR family protein, whose protein sequence is MNKENDILKWFDGEISTEMIQQKYPDEDFSTLKKASFYTKQIEVPKVDAEKALEEFKTRTFHKKEVKVVSFNAQFFLKIAAILVVLFGASYFFFFNNTASYNTTIAQTETFFLPDNSEVVLNAQSELNYNKKEWQNNRTLELDGEAFFKVTKGNTFTVFTDAGSIQVLGTQFNVKERERYFEVQCYEGSVSVTYQDKKTILSPGKSFRVIDGKVIDTKDFNAENPSWLAKETTFDHVPLWQVINELEIQYNIKIEAKNVDVTKIFSGSFTHTNQNIALQSVTIPLKLSYKIQGNKVEFYNYETK, encoded by the coding sequence ATGAATAAAGAAAACGACATATTAAAATGGTTTGATGGTGAGATTTCTACAGAAATGATACAGCAAAAGTATCCTGATGAAGATTTTTCAACTCTTAAAAAAGCAAGTTTCTATACAAAGCAAATAGAAGTGCCTAAAGTAGATGCAGAAAAAGCTTTGGAGGAATTTAAAACTAGAACTTTTCATAAAAAAGAAGTTAAAGTGGTTTCGTTTAACGCACAGTTCTTCTTAAAAATAGCGGCTATTTTAGTAGTCTTGTTTGGTGCATCGTATTTTTTCTTTTTTAACAATACGGCATCTTATAATACAACAATAGCCCAAACAGAAACGTTCTTTTTGCCAGATAACTCAGAGGTAGTGTTAAATGCGCAATCTGAATTAAATTACAATAAAAAAGAATGGCAAAATAACAGAACACTTGAGCTTGATGGAGAAGCCTTTTTTAAAGTCACCAAAGGAAATACATTTACAGTGTTTACTGATGCGGGAAGCATTCAGGTTTTGGGAACACAATTTAATGTTAAAGAACGTGAACGTTATTTTGAGGTGCAATGTTACGAAGGTTCTGTAAGTGTAACTTATCAGGATAAAAAAACAATTTTATCTCCTGGTAAATCTTTTAGAGTGATAGATGGAAAAGTAATAGATACAAAAGATTTTAATGCCGAAAATCCTTCGTGGTTGGCTAAAGAAACTACTTTTGATCACGTTCCTTTATGGCAAGTAATAAACGAATTAGAAATACAATACAACATAAAAATAGAAGCTAAAAACGTGGATGTAACTAAAATATTCTCAGGAAGTTTTACACATACTAACCAAAATATAGCTTTACAATCGGTAACCATACCGCTTAAATTAAGTTATAAAATACAAGGAAATAAAGTTGAGTTTTATAACTATGAAACAAAGTAA
- a CDS encoding 4Fe-4S dicluster domain-containing protein: MAIIITDECINCGACEPECPNNAIYEGAEEWKYSEGTSLEGDFVLPNGNNGNADEEQEPISDEVYYIVPDKCTECKGFHDEPQCAAVCPVDCCVPDEDVVETEEELLAKQAFLHKD, from the coding sequence ATGGCAATTATAATAACAGACGAATGTATTAACTGTGGAGCTTGTGAACCAGAGTGTCCTAATAATGCAATATATGAAGGTGCTGAAGAATGGAAGTATTCTGAAGGTACTTCTTTAGAAGGAGATTTTGTTTTACCTAACGGAAATAATGGGAATGCTGATGAAGAGCAAGAGCCTATTTCTGATGAAGTTTATTACATTGTACCTGATAAATGTACAGAATGTAAAGGATTCCACGATGAGCCACAATGTGCAGCTGTTTGTCCAGTAGACTGTTGTGTACCTGATGAAGATGTGGTAGAGACTGAAGAAGAATTGTTAGCTAAGCAAGCATTTTTACATAAAGACTAA
- a CDS encoding RNA polymerase sigma factor → MNKPKHKLCEESYFNSFYIKHIQAASNFAFYKSGNHAASLDLVQDAFAKIWENCAKIDFEKAKTYLFTTVNNLFLNTIRHQKVVMSYAKESPYIDKTNLNPEYILEEEEFKQKLLNTIADLSEEQREVFLLNRIEGKKYREIAELLGISQKTVEKRMSLALKFLRSKMNKVNI, encoded by the coding sequence ATGAATAAACCCAAGCATAAACTTTGCGAAGAATCTTATTTTAATAGCTTTTATATAAAACATATTCAGGCCGCTAGTAATTTTGCTTTTTATAAATCTGGAAATCATGCTGCCTCTTTAGACTTGGTACAAGATGCTTTTGCTAAAATATGGGAAAATTGTGCTAAGATTGATTTTGAAAAAGCAAAGACCTATTTGTTTACAACGGTAAATAATTTATTCTTAAATACGATTAGACATCAAAAAGTTGTGATGTCTTATGCAAAGGAATCTCCCTATATAGACAAAACGAATTTAAATCCAGAATATATTTTGGAAGAAGAGGAGTTTAAACAAAAATTATTGAACACCATTGCTGATTTAAGCGAAGAACAAAGAGAAGTTTTTTTGTTAAATAGAATAGAGGGAAAAAAATATAGAGAAATAGCAGAGCTGTTAGGAATATCTCAAAAAACGGTAGAGAAAAGAATGTCTTTAGCCTTAAAATTTCTACGCAGTAAAATGAATAAAGTAAATATTTAG
- a CDS encoding SatD family protein encodes MMEAVITADIINSREVSPEVWLTTLTKTLQNIGEEYTTWEIFRGDSIQIITAPKKALELAILLKSVIKQTPNLDIRIGIGIGEISYRSEKVTTSNGAAFIHAGEAFDGLKKNTLAIKSPWKTFDKTLNIMLNLATLTMDNWKPAMAEIVTQQLEHPESKQIEIAKALQKKQSNVSYSLKKAGYDEILDCIQFYKQKISELC; translated from the coding sequence ATGATGGAGGCAGTAATTACAGCAGATATTATCAATTCAAGAGAAGTTTCTCCAGAGGTTTGGTTAACAACGTTAACAAAAACTTTGCAAAATATAGGGGAGGAGTATACTACTTGGGAAATATTTAGAGGAGATAGCATACAAATTATAACAGCGCCTAAAAAAGCGTTAGAATTGGCTATTTTATTAAAATCAGTTATTAAACAAACCCCCAATTTAGATATTAGAATTGGTATTGGTATTGGAGAAATTAGTTATAGGTCAGAAAAAGTAACTACATCAAATGGTGCTGCATTTATACATGCAGGAGAAGCTTTTGATGGTTTAAAGAAAAATACTTTAGCCATAAAATCGCCTTGGAAAACGTTTGATAAAACGTTAAACATTATGCTAAATTTGGCAACCTTAACCATGGATAATTGGAAACCAGCCATGGCCGAAATTGTAACCCAGCAATTAGAACACCCAGAAAGTAAACAAATTGAGATTGCTAAAGCTTTACAAAAAAAACAGAGCAATGTTAGTTATAGTTTAAAAAAAGCGGGATATGATGAAATTTTAGATTGTATTCAATTTTACAAACAAAAAATTAGTGAATTATGTTAG